The genome window AAACATGAATGACACGTATGTAACCTCCTTATCCTGCATGGCGGGCGACGGCAGTCCTTgttaacacggatgttctgtttcacacagcttgtgcccgcttacgagttaccacgcatatgtaactttacggatgattgttttttaatatttttcctttttttaatttattgggAAATCGGCAATTCCTAAACCCCAAGCACTATGGCGTGCCATGTTGTcactcttatagaatagaaagcaTATAATAAACGACTAAGAGAACACACGATTTCGTACCGTTAGGATATCCAATGTCGGCTATAAAGGATTCGGCATGAAAAGTGACGTCACTTATTGCGTGACGTGTGGTAACCTGTAGGACCACGGCATCGTTGTGGAACACACTGTATACTGCTTGCATTAGGTTGTGGCATTCGCTGTAGAAAAGATAAGTTAACCATAGGGTACATGGGTTCGAAGCTCGGTGCTACTACCATAACATTtagtaacatatagtagggtgggggaagatgggacacctttagcacataaatgtctaaatatcctgatcgtgttttgttaggacacggcctactagagatatctctagtaggccgtggttaGGACAAGAAGATAGagtgaaaatgtgtcccatcttcccctaccctactgtattgaaaaaaagaatttgtctaatattattaattgttgttaattgtgaaaTCAGTATAGGATGTGTTATTATTGACCAAAGTTATACGGAAATGCTAAATCCGCGCTTTATGTGTTTAGTATGCCTGTTTNNNNNNNNNNNNNNNNNNNNNNNNNNNNNNNNNNNNNNNNNNNNNNNNNNNNNNNNNNNNNNNNNNNNNNNNNNNNNNNNNNNNNNNNNNNNNNNNNNNNNNNNNNNNNNNNNNNNNNNNNNNNNNNNNNNNNNNNNNNNNNNNNNNNNNNNNNNNNNNNNNNNNNNNNNNNNNNNNNNNNNNNNNNNNNNNNNNNNNNNNNNNNNNNNCGTGACTCATAATGAGGTTTGTTTTGATTGATAGAcatatttatgacatcataatatacaGACAGTTGTCGTCCAAGAAAATCGAAAGTGATTTTCTTCTTAAGTTGGTTCATTGTTGTCTAATAATAGgagttgttttaacacaagAGGATTTAGGTAGTAGACAAGTAATAGGGTTTACATGGTTCAAAAATACAAGACTATTGCGCGGGTTGCGCTGTAGTttaaacgccgcttaaaacaaacaaagaaatatctaaaCAACGCTTGGTGTAGATATCTCCTATTTTAATATAGATGGGACGatagaacagaataaaaacatggacaatcttaccccaagatgttatataaaatgtaattttaccccataaatgtaattttaccccacataatatataaaatattagcaatcttaccccagcctactacTGTATATACCAAAACGTCCACCCATGCCCAACATACTGCATATAAACTACATATAAATCACTCTCCCAACCTTTCCGTTGTCTTTCCTTCCTCTCTGTCCTCATATATCAAATGCACAGGGTAGGTCACCCCATGGTTTAGCATTACGAACACGTTATGAATGAAATAAGCCAAGTCGATATACGACGGCGTTATCCTGGTCAACATGGGATATTCCTCGCCTGGGATTATCCACGCTGCATGTGACCCAGGGGAAATCACCGGTACATTCCATTTCCCGGCAAAAGTCGCCACCATCGACGTTGCGTCGTTGCACACTGGGCCAAGGAATAAGagtggtgacgtcattgaattagtgacgtcactggTTCCGCATTGCCCGTAGTAAAAGTCGACGGCCTCTAGCGCCGCTTTGCGGTTGCATTGAGAATTCCTGGAATTGTAGGAACgtcataatatgtttatagtaggttggggtaagatggtccatgtttaaacaatcgtgttttgtaTACAATTAGGTTAGAGTAAGATGGTTCATACTTCATATATATGTTTCGTTGATTcatttgggagtaaacaaatAGTATTTACAAAGTAAACTGTATAACCTTCCATTCGTAATCActcaagttacatacgtggaaactcgtaagcgggcacgaggtgtatgaaacacaacacccgtgttatattaTAACGACTTACCTGTAAGTTACGTTGAATTGCAAGTCTCTTGTCAAAGGTCCATCGTTTCGTCTCAAAGTCCTCAGCGCATATTCGACTCCAGGTTGAATCACGTCTCGCCTGAATAAATACTCCCCTTCAAATGGTACCATAACTACTACGTTAACTGTTTGTGGGAGATACGGGTTTTCCCCCGATGGCTGGGGAAGTCCCGAGGGAATTTGTGAGCACATGACGAAAGCAAGAACgcatttgaatattttggaatgttgaataaacattttactgTATTACATGACCTATAGGAATATACAGGTTTAATTTATGTGCCTCACTTTATAAATAACTGTATCTGCTTTCTGGACGCTGAGTTTTGTGCCACAGTTGACCCATTACACATGTCATAGCTGTGTACATGTTTTCTAGGTTAATTATTGAATTTTTCGCGGTACAATCGTGTTTATTACACCTTGAAAAACTCTGGTTTTCACCAACGCGTCTTATTCTACTCTATAATTTAGCATCCGCAAACATACTGtataaatcttattttattcttttcaaTTGTTTGAAGCGATCTAGAATTCTGTCATAGCTATCTATTCTTATTCTGAGCTGAAACCCGAATGTGACGAAACACAAACGATTGTTATTCTATTGACCACTGATTCA of Ciona intestinalis unplaced genomic scaffold, KH HT000995.1, whole genome shotgun sequence contains these proteins:
- the LOC108950797 gene encoding atrial natriuretic peptide receptor 3-like; this translates as MFIQHSKIFKCVLAFVMCSQIPSGLPQPSGENPYLPQTVNVVVMVPFEGEYLFRRDVIQPGVEYALRTLRRNDGPLTRDLQFNVTYRNSQCNRKAALEAVDFYYGQCGTSDVTNSMTSPLLFLGPVCNDATSMVATFAGKWNVPVISPGSHAAWIIPGEEYPMLTRITPSYIDLAYFIHNVFVMLNHGVTYPVHLIYEDREEGKTTESECHNLMQAVYSVFHNDAVVLQVTTRHAISDVTFHAESFIADIGYPN